From Penicillium psychrofluorescens genome assembly, chromosome: 1, one genomic window encodes:
- a CDS encoding uncharacterized protein (ID:PFLUO_001999-T1.cds;~source:funannotate), whose translation MGFLGVYSALYDYEPQGEGELEIREGDLLYILEKSTQDDWWKAKKKAEREDEDEPEGLVPNNYVEEAQPLHAARALFDYTRQTDEEVSFTEDAELMVYDTSDPDWILVGANSDFGFAPSNYIEITEDVAPTAGTAVASPPIPDEPPAPALPQRPSKTSTEEYESPAASPIDTVHNPAAAAIADIIHKQHAPAGMPVESTRDESPPPHLPVRPSYDQEEEEPGPALPRRPPSQQVTPIMRQESPESSPLPRPPPGPGAGREGGLKESPPYNKASAMTPRSPSGYHMYNINEMVEAMGKRKKMPTTLGINMVTGIIFISPEGDDSQQEWTAEKLTHYSIEGKHVFVDLVRPSKSIDFHAGAKDTAQEIVAALGEIAGAYRAEGLREIIEAGEKGGGGQKKGQMLYDFMAQGDDEVTVATGDEVVILDEHKSEEWWMVRRMKNGKEGVVPSSFVEITGFATEEPLPPTESAKSTIAKNRKEEARLAKEAVKPRKDSIDSSEVRTHAHTPDIPMLKSRYHSQRQKRDSKSKSKPDSSRVRKWTDRSKEFTVEAQFIGIQDGKIHLHKVNGIKIAVPVSKMCVEDLEYVEKVAGISLDEDKPLSSIRARASSKAGASVQRSDYDWFDFFLKAGVNPHQCERYAQNFFKDSMDEAVLPDITPDTLRSLGLKEGDILRVMRHLDATLTRTGGKAKMRNVSFGGEEVIDGDGGGLFAGAGGTLRNNTRKGRPAPAVQASDVVDAKAFGIADEPKAASSKSPERVPSPPAPAVPEKPVRTGFDDDAWEVKQPRKTATTPSTATPPSGTISPAPAQAPAQKQVTGAMADLSLLQTPLQPTQAQPTGTSQPTISIPALQPQQTAVQSPATVQPQPTGATPNFFSQVAQIGQQPQQGFSPQQTGFQQSQPRQRPQPPQNVGQNSILPPPPQRPLSAPQNFSQQPTSFGPPPLQPQLTGFPQAGPPIAPPGQSMNELNQQRFQPQMQPQQTGFNQFQNGMMPQPTGFQPQSQFGIQQQQQQQGSFANGQPGPNQPGFQGMAPQPTGFGGYAQPQQPMQTGINSTLPPALQPQPTGANGFGNTSYQMGAPPVPPIPQQPTATPLSPQKTGPPPSIRFGVKPDAPKKLAPQPTGLRANLSHATPHNPFGFD comes from the exons ATgggcttcctcggcgtctATTCAGCTCTCTACGATTACGAGCCCCAGGGAGAGGGCGAACTCGAGATTCGAGAGGGTGATCTGCTCTATatcttggagaagagcacACAGGATGATTGGTggaaggccaagaagaaggcagagcgggaggatgaggacgaaCCCGAGGGTCTCGTCCCAAACAATTATGTGGAAGAG GCGCAACCCCTACACGCGGCAAGAGCCCTCTTCGATTACACGCGGcagacggacgaggaagTATCCTTCACCGAAGATGCGGAGCTGATGGTGTACGACACCTCCGACCCGGATTGGATTTTGGTCGGCGCCAACTCCGACTTTGGATTTGCGCCCTCCAATTACATTGAAATCACCGAGGATGTTGCCCCCACTGCCGGTACCGCCGTCGCATCACCTCCTATCCCAGATGAGCCCCCGGCGCCAGCTCTCCCGCAGCGGCCCTCCAAGACGAGCACGGAAGAATATGAAAGTCCCGCAGCGTCTCCGATTGATACCGTTCATAACCCGGCGGCAGCTGCTATTGCGGACATCATACACAAGCAGCATGCTCCAGCTGGGATGCCTGTCGAGTCCACCAGGGACGAGTCGCCCCCGCCTCATCTTCCCGTTCGGCCCTCGTAcgaccaggaagaagaggaaccGGGGCCTGCCCTTCCGCGGCgaccgccgtcgcagcaggTAACTCCGATCATGCGCCAAGAGTCACCCGAgtcctctcctctccctcgtccGCCACCAGGTCCTGGAGCGGGCCGCGAAGGAGGACTCAAAGAGTCCCCTCCTTACAACAaggcctcggcgatgacgccgCGATCACCATCCGGATACCATATGTACAACATCAATGAGATGGTAGAAGCAATgggcaagaggaagaagatgcctACCACATTGGGGATCAATATGGTTACTGGAATCATCTTCATTTCCCCAGAAGGAGATGACAGCCAGCAGGAGTGGACCGCCGAGAAACTGACTCATTATTCGATTGAAGGAAAACATGTCTTTGTGGACTTGGTTCGACCAAGCAAAAGCATCGATTTCCATGCGGGAGCCAAAGACACTGCCCAAGAAATTGTCGCCGCGCTTGGCGAGATTGCAGGTGCTTACCGCGCAGAAGGGCTACGGGAGATAATTGAGGCAGGCGAAAAAGGAGGTGGTGGCCAGAAGAAGGGCCAGATGCTATATGATTTCATGGCCcagggcgatgacgaggtGACCGTGGCCACGGGCGACGAGGTCGTTATCTTGGATGAACACAAGTCCGAGGAGTGGTGGATGGTGCGACGGATGAAGAACGGCAAGGAAGGGGTTGTTCCCAGCAGCTTTGTCGAGATAACAGGTTTCGCGACCGAAGAGCCACTACCGCCCACGGAATCTGCGAAGTCAACGATCGCGAAGAACCGCAAGGAGGAAGCCCGGCTGGCCAAAGAAGCCGTGAAGCCCAGAAAGGACTCGATTGATTCCTCAGAGGTGAGAACTCACGCCCATACGCCTGATATACCGATGCTGAAGAGTCGCTATCATTCACAGCGTCAGAAACGCGACAGCAAATCCAAGTCAA AGCCCGACTCTAGTAGAGTGAGGAAGTGGACGGACCGATCCAAAGAATTCACGGTGGAAGCACAATTCATTGGCATTCAGGATGGGAAGATTCATCTTCATAAGGTGAATGGCATTAAAATTGCCGTCCCAGTCTCTAAGATGTGTGTCGAGGACCTGGAATATGTGGAAAAGGTGGCCGGAATCTCACTGGACGAAGACAAACCCCTATCGAGCATCCGAGCTCGAGCCTCCTCAAAAGCTGGTGCTTCAGTGCAGCGATCCGATTACGATTGGttcgatttcttcctcaAGGCCGGTGTCAACCCGCATCAATGCGAGCGCTATGCGCAGAACTTCTTCAAGGACTCGATGGATGAAGCCGTGCTGCCCGACATTACCCCCGACACTCTCCGCTCTCTGGGTTTGAAGGAAGGCGATATTCTGCGAGTAATGCGCCACCTGGATGCCACGCTCACCCGCACAGgtggcaaggccaagatgCGTAATGTCAGCTTCGGCGGGGAAGAAGTCATCGACGGAGACGGCGGTGGGTTGTttgctggagctggtggcACGTTACGCAACAACACTCGCAAAGGCAGACCGGCCCCGGCGGTACAAGCTAGtgatgttgttgatgccAAGGCGTTCGGAATCGCAGACGAGCCCAAAGCTGCTTCTTCCAAATCCCCAGAGCGAGTTCCCAGCCCCCCTGCTCCTGCGGTGCCTGAAAAGCCCGTTAGGACTGGATTTGACGACGATGCATGGGAAGTGAAACAACCAAGAAAGACCGCCACCACACCGTCTACTGCAACACCGCCGTCTGGCACTATATCACCGGCTCCGGCCCAAGCCCCGGCCCAGAAGCAGGTCACGGGAGCCATGGCAGACTTGTCCTTGCTCCAGACTCCGTTGCAGCCAACTCAAGCTCAACCAACAGGTACATCTCAGCCTACTATCAGCATCCCTGCTCTGCAGCCTCAACAAACGGCTGTGCAGTCCCCGGCGACAGTACAGCCCCAACCGACGGGTGCCACTCCCaatttcttctcccaggTGGCACAGATTGgacagcagccgcagcaggGCTTCAGTCCTCAGCAGACCGGGTTCCAGCAGTCGCAGCCAAGACAGCGCCCACAGCCTCCGCAGAACGTGGGTCAAAATTCAatcctccctcctcctccgcagcgCCCGCTCTCGGCACCACAGAACTTCTCACAACAACCCACCTCCTTCGGTCCACCTCCATTGCAACCTCAACTGACCGGCTTTCCGCAGGCGGGCCCACCAATCGCTCCTCCTGGCCAGAGTATGAACGAGCTGAACCAGCAACGCTTCCAACCGCAGATGCAGCCGCAACAAACTGGTTTCAACCAGTTCCAGAACGGAATGATGCCCCAACCCACAGGCTTTCAACCCCAATCACAGTTTGggatccagcagcagcagcaacagcaaggTTCCTTTGCAAATGGCCAGCCAGGCCCCAACCAACCCGGATTCCAAGGGATGGCACCGCAGCCGACGGGCTTTGGCGGATATGCGCAGCCACAGCAGCCGATGCAGACAGGAATCAACTCTACATTGCCGCCAGCATTGCAGCCGCAGCCCACCGGCGCGAATGGTTTCGGAAACACATCTTACCAGATGGGTGCACCTCCGGTCCCGCCAATTCCTCAACAACCAACTGCCACCCCCTTGTCGCCGCAGAAAACAGGACCCCCGCCCTCGATCCGCTTTGGTGTTAAGCCAGACGCGCCCAAGAAACTCGCGCCACAGCCAACAGGACTTAGAGCCAACCTTTCTCATGCTA CTCCGCACAATCCGTTTGGATTCGATTAA
- a CDS encoding uncharacterized protein (ID:PFLUO_001997-T1.cds;~source:funannotate), translating to MSDFFRRASDALHHRQRQDSTDSTDAPKSTDAGEAPQQEPVNQKFEPAQPESHVNEAFAGTASDDKAGPKQRRHWGWPRHEENKPETKQQPNQAGEQRDNTDWVVGS from the exons ATGTCGGATTTCTTCCGCAGAGCATCTGATGCGCTCCACCATCGTCAGCGTCAAGACTCAACCGACTCAACGGACGCACCCAAGTCCACCGACGCAGGAGAGGCTCCCCAGCAAGAGCCAGTCAATCAAAAGTTTGAGCCTGCTCAGCCTGAGTCTCACGTCAACGAGGCTTTTGCTGGTACAGCATCTG ATGATAAAGCCGGTCCGAAGCAACGCCGCCATTGGGGCTGGCCGCGTCACGAGGAAAACAAACCCGAAACAAAGCAGCAACCTAACCAGGCTGGGGAGCAAAGAGACAATACTGACTGGGTTGTCGGGTCGTAA
- a CDS encoding uncharacterized protein (ID:PFLUO_002002-T1.cds;~source:funannotate): MFLSKFRLGHISQQAIPGGVRRLSTTAPLRQGVTLLQDKENGFGFARSNPRPAKPRSKGVTEIRGPYYTVMGKRYLADVLETMGNHVDGLKFAGGSFSLFEEKPLRELIDLAHDHDVYVSTGGWAEHLLTHPDANTVFDRYLSKCKDLGFDVIELSSGFLSIPEDDWLRLVDKVHSYKLEAKPELGIQFGAGGDTSTSGLEAIGTSDPGKLVNLGHRFLDAGVKRLMIESEGITENVSSWRTDVVSKIMKELPPDHVMFEAADPKVYDWYIREFGIDVNLFVDHSQIVQLTGLRSGIWGTADTFGKVVSFR, from the exons ATGTTTCTTTCAAAGTTTCGTCTTGGACATATCTCCCAGCAGGCCATCCCTGGCGGAGTCAGAAGGCTATCCACCACAGCGCCTTTGCGCCAGGGGGTGACTCTATTacaggacaaggagaatgGTTTTGGGTTTGCAAGGTCTAATCCAAGGCCAGCTAAACCGAGAAGCAAGGGCGTGACAGAGATCCGGGGCCCGTACTACACA GTCATGGGGAAGCGATATCTTGCAGATGTTCTCGAAAC GATGGGCAATCATGTAGACGGTCTGAAGTTTGCTGGAG GTTCATTCTCCTTGTTCGAGGAGAAACCTTTACGTGAATTAATTGATCTCGCCCACGACCATGATGTATATGTGTCGACC GGAGGCTGGGCTGAGCATCTGCTCACACACCCTGATGCGAATACCGTGTTTGACCGCTACCTGAGCAAGTGCAAGGACTTAGGCTTCGATGTCATCGAGCTTTCCTCTGGATTCCTGTCGATCCCCGAGGATGACTGGCTTCGGCTGGTTGACAAAGTCCACTCGTACAAGCTCGAGGCCAAGCCGGAACTGGGCATTCAGTTTGGGGCTGGGGGTGATACCTCGACCTCGGGCCTGGAAGCCATCGGAACTTCTGACCCCGGAAAGCTCGTCAATCTGGGCCATAGGTTCCTCGATGCCGGCGTGAAGCGCTTGATGATTGAGTCGGAGGGCATCACGGAGAACGTGAGCTCATGGCGGACGGACGTGGTGTCGAAGATCATGAAGGAGCTGCCCCCGGATCACGTCATGTTCGAAGCGGCGGATCCCAAAGTGTACGACTGGTACATCCGCGAGTTTGGCATCGACGTGAACCTGTTTGTGGACCATAGCCAGATTGTGCAGTTGACAGGCCTCCGGTCGGGAATCTGGGGCACCGCAGACACATTTGGCAAGGTGGTCTCGTTCCGCTAG
- a CDS encoding uncharacterized protein (ID:PFLUO_002001-T1.cds;~source:funannotate) → MPRANTSAGARLRCRRACDSCKRRKQKCNGECPCTICIQRHKETECHFSEIPARLLKPGGGDTKDATMLLSERIVPSPERETAMDHLLNSLEDHGMNLEQQVRDEKEGTAPVPKIARLLRDGQGKFMYIGDSASLSFLQSVRRVVFSSIGRCDFTEDNSRHSMLEAYQNNPSTQPSALIDPPPNDDAQRLAGQYVLATSPLLDLFDLEEFYPRLANWVANPPGDEDTVSSIFYLVLAIGAQVSDTNQTLAEQYFGSGRQLAFSAFQDTPSILTIQSYILVSMYMLGACRRNGAFMNLGIALRAAYAVGIHRKEANVLFCGRERRARERVWKSLRMIDLFLSASLGRPPATSEYDYDIRDDLLATEEQHRHMSPEEQISHAVTSLCRIFERILTDVYMKQVISITVAETISNQHRAWVRTLPAVLKMQTEQLDHKTMEGNLAAAHVFGSYYWSIILLTRPFLIYRVAQYVKSRSDPSNSSDSRSGSSRIALFADACVYSALRGLDVVEDLSQFPALPRRLPFLINSVFNSAIVLGAAFFADYDNLLPLAEGMNKAEQFLGHFVPHDPHACRFYQIIKYLRGAVMEYVQRRNRQWMERRSRQVDQLFGQVGKDNLTSTSGREIPPLGQQPESQQQQPPTASSPVSPNKLPGETPSSFLVTNQPTPQVPPLGNDVWDTLYNSGDATALSYDAAISALTTSGIPVDCSPGGTIPPGAGQINISGGPSPLSDMIFPENGLLYMAEDLPMFGIWEDT, encoded by the coding sequence ATGCCGCGAGCGAACACTTCGGCCGGAGCGCGGCTCCGGTGTCGACGCGCCTGCGACAGCTGTAAACGGCGAAAACAAAAATGCAACGGCGAATGCCCCTGTACAATATGCATCCAACGACACAAGGAGACGGAATGCCACTTCTCCGAAATACCCGCGCGTTTGCTCAAGCCGGGCGGCGGCGACACAAAGGACGCGACAATGCTGCTCAGTGAACGGATAGTGCCTTCACcggagagagaaacagcTATGGATCATCTGTTAAACTCGCTCGAGGATCACGGAATGAATTTGGAACAGCAGGTCAGGGACGAAAAGGAAGGAACCGCACCAGTACCCAAAATCGCGCGACTCCTCCGCGATGGTCAGGGCAAGTTCATGTATATTGGCGACTCGGCCAGTCTGTCCTTCCTGCAAAGTGTGCGCCGGGTTGTTTTTTCCTCAATTGGCCGGTGCGACTTCACCGAGGATAACTCCCGACACTCCATGCTCGAGGCCTACCAAAATAATCCAAGCACCCAACCCAGTGCCCTCATTGACCCTCCACCAAACGACGACGCTCAGCGACTAGCCGGCCAGTACGTACTTGCCACAAGCCCTCTACTAGACTTGTTCGACCTAGAAGAGTTCTATCCACGCTTGGCGAACTGGGTTGCAAACCCACCCGGTGATGAAGATACCGTAAGCTCCATTTTCTACCTGGTTCTCGCCATCGGAGCGCAGGTTTCTGATACCAACCAAACATTGGCGGAGCAATACTTTGGCAGCGGCCGCCAGCTGGCCTTCTCCGCATTCCAAGACACGCCCAGCATCCTCACTATTCAATCGTACATCCTAGTGTCCATGTATATGCTTGGCGCGTGTAGACGCAACGGCGCATTCATGAACTTGGGTATCGCTCTTCGCGCCGCATACGCCGTTGGAATTCACCGCAAAGAGGCGAATGTGCTGTTCTGTGGCCGCGAGCGACGAGCCCGAGAGCGAGTATGGAAAAGTCTTCGCATGATCGACTTATTCCTCAGCGCTTCATTAGGCCGACCTCCAGCGACGTCGGAGTATGACTATGATATTCGCGACGACCTGCTCGCGACTGAAGAGCAACACCGACACATGAGCCCAGAGGAACAGATTTCACATGCGGTGACCTCCCTGTGCCGAATCTTCGAACGGATCCTTACGGACGTGTATATGAAGCAAGTGATATCAATCACTGTCGCGGAAACAATATCCAATCAACATCGGGCCTGGGTTCGGACATTACCTGCAGTCCTCAAGATGCAAACAGAACAGCTCGACCACAAGACCATGGAGGGAAACCTAGCCGCTGCCCATGTCTTTGGATCCTACTATTGGTCCATCATTCTACTGACGCGGCCATTCTTGATCTACCGAGTGGCTCAATATGTCAAGAGCAGATCCGATCCGTCTAACTCTTCCGACTCTCGAAGCGGCAGCTCTCGTATTGCTCTTTTCGCAGATGCGTGTGTCTACTCCGCTCTCCGTGGCCTAGACGTGGTAGAGGACCTCAGTCAATTTCCGGCTTTGCCTCGGCGATTGCCGTTCTTGATCAATTCGGTCTTCAACTCAGCCATTGTGCTCGGGGCTGCTTTCTTTGCCGATTACGATAATCTCTTGCCTCTCGCAGAAGGCATGAACAAGGCGGAACAGTTTCTTGGTCACTTTGTTCCTCACGACCCACATGCATGCCGTTTCTACCAGATCATCAAGTATCTGAGAGGTGCTGTAATGGAGTACGTTCAGCGCCGCAATCGTCAATGGATGGAGCGCCGCAGCAGACAGGTCGATCAATTGTTCGGCCAAGTTGGAAAGGACAATCTGACTTCTACGTCTGGTCGTGAGATCCCCCCACTCGGCCAGCAACCTGAGtcacaacaacaacaaccgcCGActgcatcttctccagtgTCCCCAAACAAACTTCCCGGCGAAACCCCGTCTTCTTTCCTCGTCACCAATCAACCAACGCCACAAGTCCCTCCACTTGGAAACGATGTTTGGGATACCCTGTATAATAGTGGAGACGCAACGGCTCTTTCTTATGATGCCGCCATCTCCGCGCTAACCACCTCCGGAATCCCCGTCGACTGCTCTCCTGGTGGAACAATTCCCCCCGGCGCAGGACAAATCAATATCTCCGGCGGCCCGTCTCCGCTGTCTGATATGATATTCCCTGAAAACGGTCTGCTGTACATGGCGGAAGATCTACCCATGTTTGGAATTTGGGAGGATACTTGA
- a CDS encoding uncharacterized protein (ID:PFLUO_002000-T1.cds;~source:funannotate), which translates to MTDADTLNAVKRALYAARHQSRNTVYSMKRTSLSKSWNDATLFPAVGNMNPSIGIICSTCYVKGLVTGDLTLTGDFNLTDAVDGFRNDILNVTTEAFDQLENYAEQELKNLENWDIEDIPAWPTLHLDFNLDDMTALPDAQVHFEFEDLELYLDLDIQLSAQSTYTINLYTSETPAGFSVPDLTVGAVFSVDLILIADAEVDIGSGIHIKLDDGLAFDLEMFNSNVSGITIPGGSYEFLPVTIEGSGSLRAALSLQANLGIDLSDKLPFESEFLPKFSAGVQAGVFAYIADFHVEVDGSTSADSGDCELDAELDYTVALGAAAGATVAVETYSWGPAVSTTVPYVRENKSNASLFIYSGHCSSSAV; encoded by the exons ATGACCGACGCCGATACTCTCAATGCAGTAAAACGGGCCCTCTATGCGGCCAGACACCAATCTCGCAATACGGTTTATTCAATGAAGAGGACGTCTCTTTCCAAAAGCTGGAACGATGCTACTTTGTTCCC TGCTGTGGGTAATATGAATCCAAGCATCGGAATCATCTGCTCTACTTGCTACGTTAAGGGCTTGGTTACCGGCGACCTGACTCTCACCGGCGACTTCAACTTAACTGATGCAGTTGATGGTTTCAGGAATGATATTTTGAATGTCACCACCGAGGCCTTTGACCAGTTGGAAAACTATGCCGAACAGGAGTTGAAAAATCTCGAAAATTGGGATATTGAAGACATTCCGGCCTGGCCCACACTCCACCTGGACTTTAACTTAGATGATATGACAGCCCTCCCAGACGCGCAGGTGCATTTCGAGTTTGAGGACTTGGAGCTGTATCTCGATCTTGACATCCAGTTGTCTGCACAATCTACCTACACGATCAATTTATACACGTCCGAAACTCCGGCGGGATTTTCTGTCCCGGACCTTACAGTAGGAGCAGTGTTCAGCGTTGACTTGATCCTAATCGCAGATGCCGAGGTTGATATTGGGAGTGGCATCCATATCAAGCTCGACGACGGGCTTGCCTTTGACCTGGAGATGTTCAATTCTAACGTGTCGGGAATTACAAT TCCCGGTGGCTCTTACGAGTTCCTGCCTGTCACGATCGAGGGCTCAGGATCCCTTCGGGCAGCCTTAAGCCTACAAGCGAACCTCGGAATAGATCTATCCGATAAATTACCATTCGAATCAGAGTTCCTGCCAAAGTTTAGTGCTGGTGTTCAGGCTGGTGTCTTTGCCTACATTGCTGACTTTCACGTGGAAGTCGACGGTTCTACGTCCGCTGACAGCGGCGACTGCGAATTGGACGCTGAATTAGACTACACTGTTGCTCTTGGCGCGGCAGCTGGGGCAACAGTCGCGGTCGAAACCTACTCCTGGGGCCCGGCTGTCAGCACGACCGTTCCA TACGTGCGCGAAAACAAAAGCAACGCCAGCCTCTTCATCTACTCTGGTcactgctccagcagcgctGTATAG
- a CDS encoding uncharacterized protein (ID:PFLUO_001998-T1.cds;~source:funannotate) has translation MHRSIPRLAPWLVLACAASGTWAAKRAFSINDDLLAFPQYEVIFPREYILDDQAEELLQWQDEFDLTGGNPSSQNPQVSLDKEAANPENTEERETPMYTYEEMILDDRRLLCQIPHVKQDDLNATAATQGDTKAEEQKELARATDRGLELLREMEGRCMYYFSGWWSYSFCYRKQIKQFHALPAGRGTPHYPPVEDTNALSFILGRFPGDDAEMDGETEHKQAKPDVAELHTKGGSRYLVQHLRGGTKCDLTGRDRRVEVQFHCHPQGTDQIGWIKELSTCSYLMVIYTPRLCDDVAFLPPQQDEVHHIECREILMPEDVEEWAAMKGWHTVQDLAAAAAEAAADLSGIQTVGGITVGGQKLVGMAGKEIEKGRVASAGEERVELIGKRQDGEEWWLPKQELKKYDLDQEGLETMKQKVEQIAKGRDWTLEAVEINGDIQYRVFVDKKDVKDSQDAEDGDEPAQKPAPDETPKTNSERPPPSDQDQTEGQEEGSKEIFKDEL, from the exons ATGCACCGATCAATACCACGTCTGGCCCCCTGGCTCGTCCTGGCATGCGCCGCGTCTGGCACCTGGGCAGCTAAGCGGGCGTTCAGCATCAATGATGACTTGCTGGCCTTTCCTCAG TACGAAGTGATTTTCCCGCGCGAGTACATCCTCGATGACCAGGCAGAAGAACTGCTACAATGGCAGGACGAATTCGACCTAACCGGCGGCAACCCTTCCAGCCAGAACCCGCAGGTCTCTctggacaaggaggccgcCAACCCGGAGAATACGGAAGAGCGGGAGACACCGATGTATACCTACGAAGAAATGATTCTCGACGACCGGCGCCTACTTTGCCAAATCCCCCACGTCAAGCAGGATGACCTGAACGCGACGGCTGCCACGCAAGGCGACACCAAAGCcgaagaacagaaagaacTGGCTCGGGCGACCGACCGCGGTcttgagctcctccgcgAGATGGAAGGCAGATGCATGTACTACTTCTCCGGGTGGTGGTCCTACTCTTTTTGCTACCGCAAACAAATCAAGCAATTCCATGCTCTCCCTGCCGGGCGTGGGACCCCGCACTATCCACCGGTTGAGGATACAAACGCGCTTTCCTTCATCCTGGGGAGATTCCCCGGCGACGAcgcggagatggatggagagaCAGAACACAAGCAGGCCAAACCTGATGTGGCGGAGCTGCACACCAAGGGAGGCTCGCGGTATCTGGTCCAGCACCTACGTGGCGGAACCAAGTGCGACCTCACGGGGCGCGATCGCCGGGTCGAGGTACAGTTTCACTGCCATCCTCAGGGAACCGATCAAATCGGATGGATCAAGGAGCTTTCCACTTGCTCGTATCTAATGGTCATCTACACACCGCGTCTCTGTGACGACGTTGCGTTCCTGCCGCCCCAGCAGGACGAGGTGCACCACATCGAATGCCGCGAGATTCTGATGCCCGAGGACGTTGAGGAATGGGCGGCTATGAAAGGCTGGCATACTGTCCAGGATCTagctgccgccgccgccgaagccgccgccgattTATCGGGCATCCAGACCGTTGGCGGGATCACAGTCGGCGGCCAGAAActggtggggatggcgggcaaggagattgagaagggACGCGTGGCCTCGGCGGGTGAGGAGCGAGTGGAGCTGATTGGAAAGCGccaggatggcgaggagTGGTGGCTTCccaagcaggagctgaagaagtaTGATCTCGATCAGGAAGGACTCGAAACCATGAAGCAGAAGGTCGAGCAGATTGCCAAAGGTCGAGATTGGACGCTGGAGGCGGTGGAGATCAATGGGGATATTCAATACCGCGTGTTTGTCGACaagaaggatgtcaaggACAGCCAGGATGCAGAAGACGGGGATGAGCCTGCTCAGAAACCAGCCCCGGACGAGACGCCGAAGACCAACTCGGAGCGTCCACCGCCGTCGGATCAAGACCAGACTGAGGGCCAGGAAGAGGGCAGTAAGGAGATTTTCAAAGACGAGCTGTGA